From the genome of Virgibacillus proomii, one region includes:
- a CDS encoding diphosphate--fructose-6-phosphate 1-phosphotransferase, with translation MTGNCMIVQSGGPTAVINNSMVGIIDGILQSSFEGKIYGAIGGIHGLLHDSFIRLDQLSISDRYRLRWTPGAALGTWRHKLTYLDLDKILNVLKAYHVRYFFYIGGNGSMKALKLIDDFSKKASYELCVIGVPKSIDNDLLGTDHCPGYGSTAKFLATSVLDVKMDMSSYPESNGVTIIETMGRHTGWVAAACSLAERVFDEKNELLIYIPEVPFDLSSCLAKVVNANEEKRNIILVIAEGIKTINGQFVNEDLQYDSLGRPKLGGVSAYLKKQIESKTGIKTRYITSSVWQRSNMMLASKTDVDESYLLGKEAINQARRGNTGVMTSMKRDVAREDYCISFATVSLEKVAGKERYMPEEWYDTERNRMTREFKTYASPFIQGEMIIPMENGLPVYKRVI, from the coding sequence ATGACTGGCAATTGTATGATTGTACAATCAGGCGGCCCCACGGCTGTGATTAATAATTCCATGGTTGGCATTATTGACGGGATTTTGCAATCATCATTCGAAGGGAAGATTTATGGCGCAATAGGTGGTATTCATGGTCTTTTACATGATTCCTTCATTCGCTTAGATCAATTGTCGATTAGCGATCGATATCGGTTAAGATGGACGCCCGGGGCAGCGCTTGGGACATGGAGGCATAAACTAACATATCTTGACTTGGATAAGATTCTGAATGTTTTAAAAGCATATCACGTACGTTATTTCTTTTATATTGGTGGTAACGGGTCGATGAAAGCGCTAAAGCTGATTGACGATTTTTCCAAAAAGGCTAGCTATGAGCTGTGTGTTATAGGTGTACCAAAGTCTATCGATAATGATCTGCTTGGTACGGATCATTGTCCGGGCTATGGAAGTACTGCTAAGTTTTTGGCAACTTCTGTTCTTGATGTCAAGATGGATATGAGCAGCTATCCGGAAAGTAATGGAGTTACCATTATTGAAACAATGGGAAGACATACTGGCTGGGTTGCTGCAGCTTGTTCACTTGCTGAACGTGTGTTTGATGAGAAAAATGAGTTGCTCATTTATATACCAGAGGTTCCATTTGATTTAAGCAGCTGTTTAGCAAAAGTCGTAAACGCTAATGAAGAAAAAAGAAATATTATCTTAGTAATAGCAGAAGGGATTAAAACGATAAACGGTCAGTTTGTTAATGAAGATTTACAATATGATAGCTTAGGGAGGCCGAAGTTAGGTGGCGTTTCTGCTTATTTAAAGAAACAAATTGAAAGTAAAACTGGTATTAAAACACGCTACATTACCTCAAGTGTTTGGCAAAGAAGTAATATGATGTTAGCATCCAAGACGGATGTAGATGAATCTTATCTGTTAGGAAAAGAGGCTATTAATCAAGCACGAAGAGGTAATACCGGTGTAATGACTAGTATGAAAAGAGATGTAGCTCGAGAAGATTATTGTATTTCGTTTGCAACTGTAAGCCTTGAAAAAGTTGCTGGAAAAGAACGGTATATGCCAGAAGAATGGTATGATACAGAACGAAATAGGATGACCAGGGAATTTAAAACCTATGCATCTCCATTTATTCAAGGAGAGATGATTATTCCGATGGAAAATGGACTACCGGTTTATAAAAGAGTAATCTAG
- the iolG gene encoding inositol 2-dehydrogenase, whose translation MKKEIRCAIFGVGRLGMVHAENMMNRIPGLEVVTVVTTREESAKRAANELGIANWTTNSQEVFQDPSIDAVIIATPTKTHAELIIQAANSRKHIFVDKPLTETLEEADQVIKAVEENQVYCQVGFMRRFDPSYLAAKRRIVQGDIGKPLYFKGLSRDPGSPPEAFIKTSGGIFLDLCIHEYDIARFLLDDEVESVWAFGDVLVHPFMKKYGDVDQSITFLTFKNGATASIEGSRNSTFGYDVRGEVVGTEGAIQIGALQHHNNIILKQNNSYHDNTPDFILKFEAGFLAEMVHFVDCIQNNRRPLVDEVDGKKSLAVAVAATESFRKKEKVTLCT comes from the coding sequence TTGAAGAAAGAAATACGCTGTGCCATTTTTGGAGTAGGGAGGCTTGGAATGGTGCATGCCGAAAACATGATGAATCGCATCCCGGGATTGGAGGTTGTCACGGTTGTAACGACAAGGGAAGAAAGTGCTAAGCGGGCAGCAAATGAATTAGGGATAGCTAATTGGACTACTAATTCTCAAGAGGTATTTCAAGACCCGAGCATTGATGCTGTCATTATTGCCACTCCAACGAAAACACATGCTGAATTAATTATTCAAGCTGCAAACAGCCGAAAACATATCTTTGTTGATAAACCTTTAACGGAAACGTTGGAAGAAGCTGATCAAGTTATTAAAGCTGTGGAGGAGAACCAAGTTTACTGCCAGGTGGGGTTTATGAGGCGGTTTGATCCATCTTATTTAGCGGCCAAAAGACGAATTGTTCAAGGTGATATTGGAAAACCACTATATTTTAAAGGATTGAGCCGTGATCCTGGGTCACCACCCGAAGCGTTTATTAAGACAAGTGGTGGAATTTTCCTAGATTTATGTATTCACGAATATGATATAGCCAGATTTCTACTTGATGATGAAGTTGAGTCAGTTTGGGCTTTTGGCGATGTACTCGTTCATCCATTCATGAAAAAATACGGTGATGTTGACCAATCTATTACGTTCTTAACTTTTAAAAATGGTGCAACAGCTAGTATTGAAGGTAGTAGAAATTCTACCTTTGGTTATGATGTTCGTGGTGAAGTGGTGGGAACAGAAGGAGCTATTCAAATAGGGGCATTGCAACACCATAATAATATTATCTTAAAACAGAACAATAGTTATCATGATAACACCCCTGATTTTATATTAAAATTTGAAGCGGGTTTTTTGGCTGAAATGGTACATTTTGTTGACTGTATTCAAAATAATCGGAGGCCACTTGTCGATGAAGTTGATGGCAAGAAATCTTTAGCTGTAGCGGTAGCTGCAACAGAATCATTTCGAAAAAAAGAGAAAGTTACTCTTTGTACATGA
- the iolE gene encoding myo-inosose-2 dehydratase — translation MVLDQIPFHIGIHPINWVGEDVLEHGDFYTYEDVMGEIATLGFTGTENSRKFPSDITELKKALNKYGLQLVTQWKSVYFSDPKRHENELKAYRKHVAFLKEFGCKVISTAEIGGSMLNQDPTRGQDETYVERLNEEGWKYLVEGLHKAGEIARENGMQLVYHPHAGTVVEQPHEIDRLMESTDKDYVSLLFDSGHAYYGGNDPVNLLTKYYDRIQYIHLKDVRQHILNKARVENYSIRKSIRSGIFTVPGEGCIDFVPIFKTLMEKKYTGWALIEGEQDPIEHPPYEYAQRSKAYIEKIIRLEMRGSHHLPHM, via the coding sequence ATGGTTCTAGACCAAATACCATTCCATATAGGAATTCATCCAATCAATTGGGTGGGCGAGGATGTTCTGGAACATGGCGATTTTTACACATATGAGGATGTAATGGGGGAGATAGCTACACTAGGTTTTACAGGTACGGAGAATAGCCGAAAGTTTCCAAGTGATATAACAGAATTGAAAAAAGCATTAAATAAATATGGCTTACAACTTGTTACGCAGTGGAAATCGGTGTATTTTTCAGATCCGAAAAGGCATGAAAATGAATTAAAGGCGTATCGCAAGCATGTGGCGTTTTTAAAAGAATTTGGTTGTAAGGTAATTAGTACAGCTGAAATTGGTGGTTCTATGTTAAATCAAGACCCGACACGCGGTCAAGATGAAACATATGTGGAGCGCCTAAATGAGGAAGGATGGAAGTATTTGGTTGAAGGCTTACATAAAGCAGGCGAAATTGCTCGTGAAAATGGCATGCAATTAGTTTACCATCCTCATGCTGGGACAGTGGTGGAGCAGCCACACGAGATTGACCGTCTGATGGAATCGACAGACAAGGATTATGTTTCACTTCTTTTTGATTCTGGTCACGCCTATTATGGTGGAAATGACCCTGTAAATTTATTAACCAAATATTATGATCGGATCCAGTATATTCATTTAAAGGATGTTCGACAGCATATTTTAAATAAGGCAAGAGTGGAAAATTACAGCATTCGAAAATCGATCCGCAGTGGAATCTTCACGGTCCCTGGAGAAGGGTGCATTGATTTTGTTCCTATTTTTAAAACATTAATGGAGAAAAAATACACTGGTTGGGCGTTGATTGAAGGAGAACAGGACCCTATTGAACATCCTCCATATGAGTATGCACAACGATCCAAAGCATATATTGAAAAAATTATCAGACTTGAGATGCGAGGTAGTCATCATTTACCACACATGTAA
- the iolB gene encoding 5-deoxy-glucuronate isomerase: protein MSHLLVKSKKTPEQDGSVIKLTPESAGWKYVGFEVYQLKPGQTLEQETGDREVAAVLLSGHANASTSSQAWDNIGKRMSVFDYSPAYTVYVSSGDKLNLEALTDLEVAICTAPGKGTYKARLITPEDVAVARRGYGSLEREIHNILPADKPADSLFIFEVFTPEGNWSSYPPHKHDEENLPHESYLEETYYHRIDHPENGFAIQRVYTNDKSLDETIVVRDGDLVLVPKGYHPVSNPPGYKLYYLNVMAGPVREWRFTNDKDHAWLLAEN, encoded by the coding sequence ATGTCACATCTACTAGTTAAGTCAAAAAAAACACCAGAGCAAGATGGAAGTGTAATCAAGTTAACTCCAGAATCAGCCGGATGGAAATATGTTGGTTTCGAAGTATATCAGTTAAAGCCAGGTCAAACACTAGAGCAAGAAACAGGTGATAGAGAAGTAGCGGCAGTTCTCTTATCAGGACATGCAAATGCAAGTACTAGTTCACAGGCATGGGATAATATTGGCAAACGAATGAGCGTATTTGACTATTCACCAGCATATACGGTATATGTCTCAAGTGGTGACAAATTAAATCTGGAGGCGCTTACGGATTTAGAAGTTGCAATTTGTACGGCACCAGGAAAGGGAACATATAAAGCTAGGCTAATCACACCAGAGGATGTTGCTGTTGCTAGAAGGGGATATGGAAGCTTGGAAAGGGAGATTCATAATATTTTACCCGCTGATAAGCCAGCAGATAGTCTATTTATCTTTGAAGTATTCACACCAGAGGGAAATTGGTCAAGCTACCCTCCACATAAACATGATGAGGAAAATTTACCACATGAGAGTTATTTAGAAGAAACATACTATCATAGAATCGATCATCCTGAAAATGGTTTTGCCATTCAGCGTGTTTATACGAATGACAAATCATTAGATGAAACGATCGTCGTTAGGGATGGCGATTTAGTACTTGTTCCAAAAGGGTATCATCCGGTATCCAACCCTCCAGGATACAAGTTGTATTATTTAAACGTGATGGCAGGACCAGTCCGCGAATGGAGATTTACCAATGACAAGGATCATGCATGGTTATTGGCGGAAAATTAA
- the iolD gene encoding 3D-(3,5/4)-trihydroxycyclohexane-1,2-dione acylhydrolase (decyclizing) produces the protein MESTQFLAEQTEGKNVTIRMTMAQALVKFLENQYVELDGEERKFIRGIFGIFGHGNATGLAEALEMENTALTYIQGKNEQGMVHVATAYAKQKNRLETYACTTSIGPGALNMVTAAGTATVNRIPVLLLPSDNFATRQPDPVLQQIEDPTDYSISATDAFKPVSKYWDRITRPEQLMTAVLNAMRVLTDPADTGAVTLALPQDVQAEAYDYPVSFFKKRVHLIERRTPSEEALKRAVDLILRKKKPLIIAGGGAHYSFATDILRKFAETFQIPISETQAGKSAISWNHPLSMGGMGANGSRASNILARDADLIIAVGTRLTDFSTSSKVAFQHPNVEFLNINVSAFDAMKMDSQMLVSDAKTALTLLLEALSEHNYLTSYRKEILQSLKEGWDNEVNRLYALESEDGLEQSQVIGILNQWMDEKDIITCAAGSLPGDLLKLWRSTYPKTYHMEYGFSTMGYEVQGALGIKMAEPDREVYALVGDGGYLMLHSELVTSIQENKKINIILFDNHGFQCIHGLQSGQGSGGFGNEFRYREESTNQLSGEYMQFDFALHARSLGANGYTVNTVEELKQALQQAKQNHTSTLIHVKTLPSKVPGYESWWRLGVAEVSKSDKVKIAYHSMEKMLSQARKY, from the coding sequence ATGGAATCCACGCAATTTTTAGCAGAACAGACGGAGGGAAAGAATGTAACGATCCGAATGACGATGGCACAAGCCTTGGTTAAATTTTTGGAAAATCAATACGTAGAGCTGGATGGAGAAGAAAGAAAATTTATCAGAGGTATTTTTGGTATATTTGGTCATGGCAATGCTACCGGTTTAGCAGAGGCATTAGAAATGGAAAATACGGCTTTAACATATATTCAAGGGAAAAATGAGCAGGGAATGGTTCATGTAGCTACGGCTTATGCAAAGCAAAAAAATAGACTAGAGACATATGCTTGTACAACTTCAATTGGTCCAGGGGCATTAAATATGGTAACAGCTGCAGGAACAGCGACTGTAAACCGTATTCCTGTACTATTATTGCCTAGTGATAATTTTGCTACGCGTCAACCTGACCCAGTACTCCAGCAAATCGAAGATCCGACCGATTATTCTATATCTGCAACAGATGCATTTAAACCGGTTAGTAAATATTGGGATCGGATCACTAGACCGGAACAATTAATGACGGCTGTCTTAAATGCAATGCGTGTACTTACCGACCCAGCTGATACTGGTGCAGTAACCCTAGCCCTTCCGCAAGATGTGCAGGCAGAAGCATATGACTATCCGGTTTCATTTTTTAAAAAGCGCGTACATTTAATTGAAAGAAGAACTCCAAGTGAAGAAGCACTGAAGCGAGCAGTAGATTTAATTCTTAGGAAGAAGAAACCTCTTATTATTGCAGGTGGAGGAGCTCATTATTCTTTCGCTACGGATATATTACGAAAATTTGCAGAAACATTTCAAATTCCGATTAGCGAAACACAGGCAGGAAAAAGTGCGATATCATGGAACCACCCATTGTCTATGGGGGGGATGGGAGCAAATGGTTCAAGGGCTTCCAATATTCTAGCAAGAGATGCAGATTTAATTATAGCGGTAGGAACAAGATTGACTGACTTTTCAACCTCATCGAAAGTAGCCTTTCAACATCCAAATGTAGAATTCTTAAATATTAATGTAAGCGCTTTTGATGCGATGAAAATGGATTCACAAATGCTCGTATCTGATGCGAAAACTGCATTAACGTTACTTTTAGAAGCATTATCTGAACATAATTATCTCACTTCTTATCGTAAAGAAATACTGCAATCGCTAAAGGAAGGTTGGGATAATGAAGTTAATCGCTTGTACGCTTTAGAAAGTGAAGACGGGCTAGAACAGTCACAGGTGATCGGTATCTTAAATCAATGGATGGATGAAAAAGATATTATTACCTGTGCAGCTGGAAGTTTACCTGGAGATTTACTTAAACTGTGGAGAAGTACGTATCCAAAAACGTATCATATGGAATATGGATTTTCAACAATGGGTTATGAGGTTCAGGGAGCGCTTGGAATTAAAATGGCAGAACCAGATCGCGAAGTTTATGCATTGGTTGGAGATGGTGGTTACTTAATGCTTCATTCTGAATTAGTAACTAGTATTCAGGAAAATAAGAAAATCAATATTATTTTATTCGATAATCATGGATTCCAATGTATACATGGATTGCAGTCAGGGCAAGGCAGTGGAGGGTTTGGAAATGAATTCCGTTATCGTGAAGAATCAACGAACCAGCTTAGTGGCGAGTATATGCAATTCGATTTTGCTCTACATGCAAGAAGTCTCGGCGCAAATGGTTATACAGTGAATACCGTGGAAGAACTAAAACAGGCGTTACAACAAGCAAAACAGAATCACACGTCAACACTCATTCATGTAAAGACACTCCCAAGCAAAGTACCTGGTTATGAATCGTGGTGGCGCTTAGGTGTTGCTGAAGTATCAAAAAGTGACAAAGTGAAAATAGCTTATCATTCCATGGAAAAAATGTTAAGTCAAGCAAGGAAATATTAA